In Cicer arietinum cultivar CDC Frontier isolate Library 1 chromosome 1, Cicar.CDCFrontier_v2.0, whole genome shotgun sequence, one DNA window encodes the following:
- the LOC101503111 gene encoding zinc transporter 2, with the protein MASSSKTKTLKSTFLILCLLAYFVYQIKGHGGEDDDSDKVTNLRSKSLVLVKIWCLIILLVATFLSGVSPYFCRWNEVFILLGTQFAGGVFLGTSMIHFLSDSNETFRDLTTNTYPFAFMLACGGYLLTMFGDCVVAYVTSSNKREAKVLEVEEEGGITPQEPHQHQEITDVAIMKTSNIGDTILLIIALCFHSVFEGIAVGVSGSKREAWRTLWTISLHKIFAAIAMGIALLRMLPKRALITTAGYSFAFAISSPIGVGIGIAIDATTEGNTANWVYAISMGIACGVFVYVAVNHLISEGFKPQRKTRFDTPLFKFLAVLFGVTVISIAMIWD; encoded by the exons ATGGCTTCCTCCTCTAAAACGAAAACCCTAAAGTCAACGTTCCTTATTTTGTGTCTCTTAGCCTATTTTGTGTATCAAATCAAGGGTCATGGTGGAGAAGATGATGATTCCGACAAAGTAACAAATTTACGTTCAAAGAGTTTAGTACTTGTGAAAATATGGTGTTTGATTATCTTGCTAGTGGCAACTTTCTTAAGTGGTGTGTCTCCTTATTTCTGCCGTTGGAACGAAGTTTTTATTCTGTTGGGAACTCAATTTGCTGGTGGTGTTTTCCTTGGAACTTCTATGATTCATTTCTTGAGTGATTCTAATGAAACATTTAGAGATCTGACTACAAATACTTACCCTTTTGCTTTTATGTTGGCTTGTGGTGGATATCTTCTCACCATGTTTGGTGATTGTGTTGTTGCTTATGTGACAAGTAGTAATAAAAGAGAAGCTAAGGTTTTGGAGGTTGAAGAAGAAGGTGGGATAACTCCTCAAGAACCTCACCAACACCAAGAAATTACGGATGTTGCTATCATGAAGACTTCCAATATTGGAGACACTATTTTGCTCATCATTGCATTGTGTTTTCATTCTGTTTTTGAAGGCATCGCGGTTGGAGTTTCAG GTAGTAAGAGAGAAGCATGGAGGACTTTATGGACAATATCATTGCACAAGATATTTGCAGCAATAGCAATGGGAATAGCATTGCTTAGAATGTTACCAAAAAGAGCATTGATAACAACAGCAGGATATTCATTTGCATTTGCAATATCAAGTCCAATAGGAGTAGGAATTGGCATTGCAATAGATGCAACAACAGAAGGAAACACAGCGAATTGGGTGTATGCAATATCAATGGGTATTGCTTGTGGTGTTTTTGTTTATGTTGCTGTCAATCATTTAATATCTGAAGGCTTTAAACCTCAGAGGAAGACACGCTTTGACACTCCTTTGTTTAAATTTCTTGCTGTGCTTTTTGGTGTTACTGTAATTTCTATTGCCATGATTTGGGACTGA